The window CGGCGGCCGACGACGGCGCCGACCCGGAGAGCGGAGCGCAGTCGGGGGGAGAGGCGTGAGCGAGCGCCCGCGGTACGGGGAGACGTGGGTCTACGAGAGCATCGTCGGCGCGCTGCCGGGGATCGACCTGCCGGCGTGGGCCGCAGTCGCCGTCCAGATCCTCGTCTTCGAGGGGGCCCTGCTCGTGTTGGCGGCCTACTACGGCCTCTGGGAGGCCGCTATCGCCGGGACGGTCGCGGTGGTCGTCGCCGCCGTCGGCAGCGTCGAGATGCTCCGGATCGGGACGCTGGTCCGCCGGGTGGACGTGCCCCAGGACTACCGGGACCTCCTGTTCAGTTCCAGCGTCGAGGTGGTGCTGTCGGTGCTGGCCTACGTCGCTCTGGTCACCCATCTGTTCGTCTTCGACCCCGGACACGGCGACGGGGCGCTGCTGGACCGGCTGTTCGGCCAGCGGCCGCCGGTACTGGTCGCGTACCTGCTGCTACTGATCCTGTGGGACGTCTGCTACCGCTTCGGGACGGGCTGGTGGGCGGCGGTGACGGCGCTGTGGCGGTCGGCGCGCTACCGGTTCGATCCCGAGACGGCGGCTTCGCTCCGGCGGGCCGACGCCGAAACCCTCGGGTTCGGCGTCCTCCAGCTAGTACTC of the Halomicrobium salinisoli genome contains:
- a CDS encoding DUF7530 family protein encodes the protein MSERPRYGETWVYESIVGALPGIDLPAWAAVAVQILVFEGALLVLAAYYGLWEAAIAGTVAVVVAAVGSVEMLRIGTLVRRVDVPQDYRDLLFSSSVEVVLSVLAYVALVTHLFVFDPGHGDGALLDRLFGQRPPVLVAYLLLLILWDVCYRFGTGWWAAVTALWRSARYRFDPETAASLRRADAETLGFGVLQLVLVPFVLEYPVLLAAVVAHVAAVTVVTTLSILLLRQRERVRRT